A genomic stretch from Microbacterium proteolyticum includes:
- a CDS encoding FAD-dependent oxidoreductase: MSRLVDALVAGLRDSGVDLRTGVGAESLTRTDAGWSVATSVDDAPLTARAVIVALPEGPARALLAPVVAGLEPGEPIAPVVEVVTLVVNAPALDRAPRGTGVLTVPGSHTAKALTHSSAKWDWVRDATEPGIHVVRVSFGAQGEEPATAALDDDGAARLALAEAAALLGVELPASALVASHRSRYVQSQPAATIGRAAVTAAARGAVRAVPGLGATGAWIAGTGLAQVIPDARDEADRVRSAALWTN; encoded by the coding sequence ATGTCGCGCCTGGTCGATGCGCTCGTCGCGGGCCTCCGCGACAGCGGCGTCGATCTCCGCACCGGAGTCGGCGCCGAGAGCCTCACCCGCACCGATGCCGGCTGGTCCGTCGCGACCTCGGTCGACGACGCGCCGCTTACCGCCCGCGCCGTGATCGTGGCCCTCCCCGAGGGGCCGGCGCGCGCACTCCTGGCCCCGGTGGTCGCCGGACTCGAGCCGGGCGAGCCGATCGCCCCGGTCGTCGAGGTGGTGACCCTGGTGGTGAACGCCCCCGCGCTCGATCGCGCGCCACGGGGCACCGGCGTGCTGACGGTGCCCGGCAGCCACACGGCCAAGGCCCTCACCCATTCGAGCGCGAAGTGGGACTGGGTGCGGGATGCCACCGAGCCCGGCATCCATGTCGTGCGCGTCTCGTTCGGCGCGCAGGGCGAAGAGCCCGCGACCGCCGCCCTCGACGACGACGGTGCGGCACGCCTCGCCCTGGCGGAGGCCGCCGCACTCCTGGGCGTCGAGTTGCCGGCATCCGCCCTCGTCGCCTCCCACCGCTCGCGTTACGTGCAGTCGCAGCCGGCCGCCACCATCGGACGCGCCGCCGTCACCGCCGCCGCACGCGGTGCGGTGCGCGCCGTGCCCGGCCTCGGCGCGACGGGCGCGTGGATCGCCGGCACGGGGTTGGCCCAGGTCATCCCCGACGCGCGCGACGAGGCCGATCGGGTGCGCAGCGCCGCGCTCTGGACCAACTGA
- a CDS encoding glutamyl-tRNA reductase, producing MQGAVVVATCNRFEAYVDMDEPVTAAVALGIEATLAAIEAATGVPASELEGGYTVLGGNEVAEHLFSVASGLESVVVGEGEIAGQVRRALTESRKLGTTSAELERLFQRASEAQRGVKNSTAIGRAGRSLVRLGLELADSRIADWSTQRVLLVGTGAYAAATVAALRDQGAEDISVHSPSGRATKFALKHGLRAVSAETFPSAVAHADLVITCTTAEHYVLSAATFAAGRGAYETAIDGSAGVCPVDHTARRLVIDLGLPRNVDPDVATVAGVDLLDLETIRLHAPLEELQATDAARDLVRDAARRFTSVGERKNITPAVVALRAHVFGVLDAEVARVRARGDEGGQTEQALRHLVGVLLHTPTTRAHELAETGRADEYIDALSALFGIEVTEPAALEQRDVADAG from the coding sequence GTGCAGGGAGCCGTCGTCGTCGCGACGTGCAACCGCTTCGAGGCCTACGTCGACATGGACGAGCCGGTCACCGCCGCCGTCGCCCTCGGCATCGAGGCGACGCTCGCCGCAATCGAGGCCGCCACCGGCGTTCCCGCCAGCGAACTCGAGGGCGGCTACACCGTCCTCGGCGGTAACGAGGTCGCCGAACACCTGTTCTCCGTGGCATCCGGTCTCGAGTCCGTCGTCGTGGGCGAGGGCGAGATCGCGGGGCAGGTGCGTCGCGCACTGACCGAGTCGCGCAAGCTCGGCACCACCTCGGCCGAACTCGAGCGGCTCTTCCAGCGGGCCTCCGAGGCGCAGCGCGGCGTGAAGAACTCCACGGCCATCGGTCGCGCCGGCCGCTCGCTCGTGCGCCTCGGCCTGGAACTGGCCGACAGCCGGATCGCCGACTGGTCGACGCAGCGCGTTCTCCTGGTGGGCACCGGCGCCTACGCCGCCGCCACGGTCGCCGCCCTGCGCGATCAGGGCGCCGAAGACATCTCGGTGCACTCACCCTCGGGCAGGGCCACGAAGTTCGCGCTCAAGCACGGCCTGCGAGCGGTCTCGGCCGAGACCTTCCCCTCCGCCGTCGCCCACGCCGACCTCGTGATCACGTGCACCACCGCGGAGCACTACGTGCTGAGTGCCGCGACCTTCGCGGCGGGACGCGGCGCCTACGAGACCGCCATCGACGGCAGCGCCGGCGTCTGCCCCGTCGACCACACGGCCCGCCGTCTCGTCATCGACCTCGGCCTCCCCCGCAACGTCGACCCCGACGTGGCCACCGTCGCGGGCGTCGACCTGCTGGATCTCGAGACCATCCGCCTCCACGCCCCGCTCGAAGAGCTGCAGGCGACGGATGCCGCGCGCGACCTCGTCCGCGACGCCGCCCGCCGCTTCACCTCGGTCGGCGAGCGCAAGAACATCACCCCCGCCGTCGTGGCGCTGCGCGCCCACGTGTTCGGCGTGCTCGACGCCGAGGTGGCCCGCGTGCGCGCCCGCGGCGACGAGGGCGGGCAGACCGAGCAGGCCCTCCGTCACCTCGTCGGCGTGCTGCTGCACACCCCCACGACCCGCGCGCACGAGCTCGCCGAGACCGGCCGGGCCGACGAGTACATCGACGCGCTGTCGGCGCTGTTCGGCATCGAGGTCACCGAGCCCGCCGCCCTCGAGCAGCGCGACGTCGCCGACGCCGGCTGA
- a CDS encoding HhH-GPD-type base excision DNA repair protein, protein MSLRITDDPAADELLSSNPLALLIGMLLDQQVAMETAFAGPLKIRERTGSMDAASIAHDDPDDFAAAFAQSPAVHRFPGSMAKRVQALCAAVEEDWGGDAAALWTRDDPDGATVLKRLKALPGFREQKAKIFLALLGKQRGFTGAGWREASAPYGEDGSFRSVADIVSPESLGKVREHKRAAKAAAKAGD, encoded by the coding sequence ATGAGTCTGCGCATCACCGACGACCCCGCCGCCGACGAGCTGCTGTCGAGCAACCCGCTCGCCCTGCTGATCGGCATGCTCCTCGACCAGCAGGTCGCGATGGAGACGGCCTTCGCCGGCCCGCTCAAGATCCGGGAGCGCACCGGGTCGATGGATGCCGCCAGCATCGCGCACGACGACCCCGACGACTTCGCTGCGGCATTCGCCCAGTCGCCGGCCGTGCACCGCTTCCCGGGGTCGATGGCCAAGCGCGTGCAGGCGCTGTGCGCCGCGGTCGAGGAGGACTGGGGCGGGGATGCAGCCGCCCTGTGGACCCGTGACGACCCTGACGGAGCGACGGTGCTGAAGCGTCTCAAGGCGCTGCCCGGCTTCCGCGAGCAGAAGGCGAAGATCTTCCTCGCGCTCCTCGGGAAGCAGCGCGGATTCACCGGTGCCGGGTGGCGCGAGGCCTCGGCCCCCTATGGCGAGGACGGCTCGTTCCGCTCCGTCGCCGACATCGTCAGTCCGGAGTCACTGGGCAAGGTGCGCGAGCACAAGCGGGCCGCGAAGGCCGCGGCGAAGGCGGGTGACTGA
- a CDS encoding IS30 family transposase: MRGWAVFSVLRSVKREFWRGIAAGLSTADAAGAAGASRQGAERWFRDAGGMSPLSLSDPSGRFLTLLEREQIAVGVARGESIRQIARGLGRHPSTVLRELRRNRGNLPRYRAKRTMRPPTQSVFYSPSTAQGRADRRLSRPKPSKLASQLSLRVEVQRRLRLGHSPQQISRRLRVDFPDDESMRISHEAIYRSLFVQGRGELRNELTRALRSGRTTRKPRARTQRQAAAAAGPGKIPGMVMISDRPAEAEDRAVPGHWEGDLIIGKDGLSQIGTLVERATRFVILLHLPARRDAETVADQMIQQMRRLPDLLRRSITWDQGKELSAHARITVEADLRDGVFFCDPHSPWQRGTNENTNGLLRQYFPKGTDLSGYTADYLDYVATQLNDRPRMTLDWATPTEALERLLSTPPDNGVALTA, translated from the coding sequence TTGAGGGGGTGGGCGGTGTTCAGTGTGTTGCGGAGTGTGAAGCGGGAGTTTTGGCGAGGTATCGCGGCGGGATTGTCGACGGCGGATGCGGCGGGGGCGGCGGGCGCGTCGCGGCAGGGTGCGGAGAGATGGTTTCGGGATGCTGGCGGTATGTCACCGTTGTCGTTGTCTGATCCCTCGGGTCGGTTTCTGACCCTTCTCGAGCGTGAGCAGATCGCTGTTGGAGTGGCGCGGGGCGAATCGATCCGTCAGATCGCTCGGGGCCTTGGCCGGCATCCCTCGACGGTGCTGCGGGAGTTGCGTCGCAATCGCGGCAATCTGCCGCGCTACCGGGCGAAACGCACGATGCGCCCGCCCACCCAGTCGGTGTTCTACTCACCCTCGACCGCGCAGGGCCGCGCGGATCGGCGCCTATCGCGCCCTAAGCCATCCAAGCTCGCTTCGCAGCTCTCGCTGCGGGTCGAGGTGCAGCGGCGGTTGAGGCTGGGACACTCCCCGCAGCAGATCAGCCGACGCCTGCGGGTGGACTTCCCGGATGATGAGAGCATGCGCATCTCGCACGAGGCGATCTACCGGTCCCTGTTCGTGCAGGGTCGCGGTGAGTTACGCAACGAGCTCACACGGGCGCTGCGCTCAGGCCGCACCACCCGCAAGCCCCGCGCCCGAACCCAACGTCAAGCGGCCGCAGCGGCCGGGCCAGGAAAGATCCCCGGGATGGTGATGATCTCCGACCGTCCCGCCGAAGCAGAAGATCGCGCCGTCCCCGGCCACTGGGAAGGGGACCTCATCATCGGCAAGGACGGTCTGTCACAGATTGGAACCCTGGTCGAACGCGCCACCCGGTTCGTGATCTTGCTGCACTTGCCCGCCCGCCGAGACGCCGAGACTGTCGCCGATCAGATGATCCAACAAATGCGGCGACTGCCCGACCTGCTGCGACGATCCATCACCTGGGACCAAGGCAAGGAGCTGTCCGCCCACGCCAGGATCACCGTCGAAGCCGACCTGCGCGACGGGGTCTTCTTCTGCGACCCGCACTCACCCTGGCAGCGCGGAACGAACGAGAACACAAACGGCCTGCTCCGGCAATACTTCCCCAAAGGCACCGACCTCTCCGGCTACACCGCCGACTACCTCGACTACGTCGCCACCCAACTCAACGACCGCCCCCGCATGACCCTCGACTGGGCCACCCCCACCGAAGCCCTTGAACGACTACTCTCAACCCCACCAGACAACGGTGTTGCACTGACCGCCTGA
- the hemE gene encoding uroporphyrinogen decarboxylase, translated as MASLDAPLLRALRGDRPERQPVWFMRQAGRSLPEYRELRVGTRMLDACLTPDLAAEITLQPIRRHDVDAAIFFSDIVVPLRLAGVDVVIEPGRGPVFADPVRTADDVARITTIDPADVAAAAEPVREAARRVVAELSDSVPLIGFAGAPFTLAAYLVEGGPSKEHLRARGMMHADPASWHRLAGWLAKVSRAFLDAQIDGGAQAVQLFDSWAGSLAPATFREFIAPHSHEALEGIEVPRIHFGVGTGAFLDDMRLGGLADAVGVDWRMPLDEAAALVGPDVTLQGNIDPALLGAPWPVLEAHVDDVLARGRAARAHVLNLGHGVPPDTDPDVLTRIVAHAHGHDPAPRADALAAGDDTVGGARTHE; from the coding sequence ATGGCCTCCCTCGATGCTCCCCTTCTCCGTGCCCTCCGGGGCGACCGTCCCGAGCGTCAGCCGGTGTGGTTCATGCGGCAGGCGGGGCGCTCGCTGCCGGAGTACCGGGAACTCCGCGTGGGTACGCGCATGCTCGACGCCTGCCTGACCCCTGACCTCGCGGCGGAGATCACGCTGCAGCCGATCCGTCGTCATGACGTGGATGCCGCCATCTTCTTCAGCGACATCGTCGTGCCGCTGCGCCTGGCCGGTGTCGACGTGGTCATCGAGCCCGGCCGCGGCCCGGTCTTCGCCGACCCCGTCCGCACGGCCGACGATGTGGCGCGCATCACTACGATCGACCCCGCCGACGTGGCCGCGGCTGCCGAGCCCGTCCGCGAGGCCGCCCGCCGCGTGGTCGCCGAGCTGAGCGACTCGGTGCCCCTCATCGGCTTCGCCGGCGCGCCGTTCACGCTCGCGGCGTACCTCGTCGAGGGCGGACCGAGCAAGGAGCACTTGCGCGCGCGCGGCATGATGCACGCCGACCCGGCGTCGTGGCATCGCCTGGCCGGGTGGCTTGCGAAGGTGTCGCGCGCGTTCCTCGACGCGCAGATCGACGGCGGGGCTCAGGCCGTGCAGCTGTTCGACTCGTGGGCGGGGTCGCTCGCTCCCGCGACGTTCCGCGAGTTCATCGCCCCGCACTCGCACGAGGCGCTCGAGGGCATCGAGGTGCCCCGCATCCACTTCGGCGTCGGTACAGGCGCGTTCCTCGACGACATGCGCCTGGGCGGCCTCGCCGACGCGGTCGGCGTCGACTGGCGGATGCCGCTCGACGAGGCCGCAGCCCTGGTCGGTCCCGACGTCACCCTGCAGGGGAACATCGACCCGGCCCTGCTCGGTGCCCCGTGGCCCGTGCTCGAAGCCCACGTCGACGACGTGCTCGCGCGCGGCCGCGCAGCGCGCGCACACGTGCTCAACCTCGGTCACGGCGTGCCGCCCGACACCGACCCCGACGTGCTGACCCGCATCGTCGCCCACGCGCACGGGCACGACCCGGCCCCCCGCGCCGACGCTCTCGCCGCCGGCGATGACACGGTCGGCGGGGCGCGCACGCATGAGTGA